The Zingiber officinale cultivar Zhangliang chromosome 9A, Zo_v1.1, whole genome shotgun sequence genome window below encodes:
- the LOC122018729 gene encoding putative germin-like protein 2-1 produces the protein MMAKILMVIAALLALQLATSRVVWASDPSPLQDFCVADNSSKVFVNGFVCKSMDDVKAEDFFTYGLDKPGNTINKLGSNVRVVNVNTIPGLNTLGISMARIDFAPRGLNPPHTHPRATEILTVLEGELYVGFVTSNIGQTNCLFTKILKKGDVFVFPQGLVHFQFNRGHTRAIAIATLSSQNPDTIIVANAVFGSKPSISDEVLAKAFQVDRKIVDRLQAQFWMDNNN, from the exons ATGATGGCTAAAATTCTTATGGTTATTGCTGCTCTCCTTGCTTTGCAATTGGCTACCTCTCGTGTAGTATGGGCATCTGATCCTAGTCCACTTCAAGACTTTTGTGTCGCCGATAACAGCTCCAAAG TGTTTGTCAATGGATTCGTTTGCAAGAGCATGGATGACGTGAAAGCCGAAGACTTCTTCACCTATGGCCTCGACAAGCCCGGCAACACCATAAACAAGCTAGGCTCCAACGTCCGTGTAGTCAATGTGAATACAATTCCTGGGCTCAACACGCTCGGCATCTCCATGGCTCGCATCGACTTCGCCCCTCGCGGACTCAACCCACCCCACACTCACCCTCGCGCCACTGAGATCCTCACCGTGCTAGAAGGAGAGCTCTATGTTGGCTTTGTGACATCCAACATCGGCCAAACCAACTGTCTTTTCACCAAGATTCTGAAGAAGGGCGATGTGTTTGTGTTCCCTCAAGGCCTTGTCCACTTCCAATTCAACCGTGGCCATACAAGAGCTATTGCAATCGCTACTCTAAGTAGCCAAAACCCCGATACCATAATCGTTGCAAATGCAGTTTTTGGCTCAAAACCCTCCATATCCGATGAAGTTCTCGCTAAGGCTTTCCAAGTGGATCGGAAGATTGTTGACCGACTCCAAGCTCAATTCTGGATGGATAACAACAATTAG
- the LOC122018728 gene encoding putative germin-like protein 2-1, with translation MHSNTNIPLLSSVIQLIKDMAMKLLLVALLALAFALAVLASDPSPLQDFCVADDSSKVFVNGAVCKNMNDVTADDFYTSGLDKPGNTVNNVRSNVTAVNLNKIPGLNTLGISLARIDFAPNGLNPPHTHPRATEILVVLEGELYVGFVTSNIGQTNRLFTKNLKKGDVFVFPQGLIHFQLNTGKYNAVALAGLSSQNPGVITIAKAVFGSTPPISDDVLAKAFQVDKRLVDRLQAQQWTDNNN, from the exons ATGCATAGCAATACCAATATACCATTGCTCAGCTCAGTGATACAATTAATCAAAGACATGGCTATGAAACTGCTCCTCGTCGCACTCCTCGCCTTGGCTTTCGCTCTTGCTGTATTGGCTTCAGATCCTAGTCCCCTTCAGGACTTCTGCGTCGCAGATGATAGCTCCAAAG TGTTCGTCAACGGCGCCGTATGCAAGAACATGAACGACGTCACAGCCGACGACTTCTACACTTCTGGCCTCGACAAGCCCGGCAACACCGTCAACAATGTCCGCTCCAACGTCACCGCCGTCAACCTGAATAAGATCCCCGGGCTGAACACCCTCGGCATCTCCTTGGCTCGCATAGACTTCGCGCCTAATGGGCTCAACCCTCCCCACACCCACCCTCGCGCCACTGAGATCCTCGTCGTGCTAGAAGGAGAGCTCTACGTCGGCTTTGTGACGTCCAACATCGGCCAAACCAACCGCCTCTTCACTAAGAATTTGAAGAAGGGTGACGTCTTTGTGTTCCCCCAAGGCCTCATCCACTTCCAACTCAACACGGGCAAATACAATGCCGTTGCGCTCGCCGGTCTCAGCAGTCAAAACCCGGGCGTCATTACCATTGCCAAGGCTGTGTTCGGCTCGACGCCGCCCATTTCCGATGATGTGCTCGCCAAGGCTTTTCAGGTGGACAAACGCCTCGTTGACCGGCTCCAAGCTCAACAATGGACGGACAACAACAATTAG